Genomic DNA from Hyperolius riggenbachi isolate aHypRig1 chromosome 10, aHypRig1.pri, whole genome shotgun sequence:
CCCGCCCGAGGTCGCCCCTCAGGTCCGCCCAGGCTGCATAAGAGGAGGGGACGCAGCTGCATACATCAGTACGTTTTTATTTTACCAATAAACAAACAGCAGTTCAGTCATGTCTGGCTGAGGAAAGGGCGGGAAGGGACTCGGGAAAGGAGGCGCCAAGCGGCACAGGAAGGTGTTCCGGGATAACATCCAGGGCATCACTAAGcccgagttgagccgaaatttttgtaatttcgcattactataattacgcatgcgaaatttgcgattacgatgcgaaattacagtagcgtaattgccattaaaatcgtaattgaaaataccgtaagcgtaattttcaacgcgtaatttcgcgtttcggtcatgccgtaatttcgcattaaaccataccgtaatttcgcgttaaaccgtaacgttccgtataatataaaaaacccgccaactttaagggttaatagcaaagcccccttaaatgctaagagcctcaaatttggagaatatattaaggagatcagggggaataagaggaaaaaaatttttttgcaaaaagaccttatattttttgagaaaatcgatgttaaagtttcaaagtaaaaatgtatacatttaaaaacccgccgactttaacgattaatagcaaagcctgcttaaagtttaggaacaccaaattcctagggtatattaaggggatcagtgggaataagaggaaattttttttttcaaaaagaccttatagtttttgagaaaatcgatttttaattttcaagggcaaaaatgtcttttaaatgcggaaaatgtcagttttttttgcacaggtaacaatagtgttttattttcatagattcccccaagtgggaagagttttacttacttcgttctgagtgtgggaaatataaaaaaaaaacgacgtggggtccccccctctcagacctctttaaccccttgtcccccatgcaggctgggatagccagaatgcggagcaccggccgcgtggggctccgcaccctgactataccagcccgcatggtccatggattggggggtctcggaaggggaggggcagccaagctttcccctccccctccgagcccttgtccaatctaaggacaaggggctcttctccacctccgatgggcggtggaggtggaggccgcgatttcctgggggggggggttcatggtggaatctgggagtcccctttaaaaaggggtccccgagatgcccacccccccttccaggagaaatgagtatagaggtacttgtaccccttacccatttcctttaagagttaaaagtaaataaacacacaaacacttagaaaaagtattttaattgaacaaaaaacataaccacgaaaaaagtcctttaatattcttaattaaccattaatacttacctgtccctttaaataaatgatcccacgcaatatcctcggaaatgttctatcagttacaatgtaacaaagttattacaatgtaacaactttgttacattgtaactacgccgcacccgacgccactcgccgctcagccgccgcatacgcgtccgtgctgcacggacccgacagagctctgagctatatagctcagagctctctaagcatctttgtatttgggctccaaggagccccattggtccttagcagaccaatggggttccttctgatttgaaggaaccccattggtctgctaaggaccaatggggctccttgttgagctgaaattttcgtaatttcgcattactaaaattacgcatgcgaaatttgcgattacgatgcgaaattacagtagcgtaattgccattaaaatcgtaattgaaaataccgcaagcgtaattttcaacgcgtaatttcgcgtttcgtacatgctgtaatttcgcattaaacgctaccgtaatttcgcgttaaaccgtaacgctccgtataatataaaaaagccgccgactttaagggttgataacaaagcccccttaaatgctaagagcctcaaatttggagaatatattaaggagatcaggaggaataagaggtaaaatttttttttcaaaaagaccttatagtttttgagaaaatcgatgttaaagtttcaaaggaaaaatgtaaacatttaaaaacccgccgactttaacggttaatagcaaagcctgcttaaagtttaggaacaccaaattcccagggtatattaaggggatcagtgggaataagaggaaaattttttttttcaaaaagaccttatagtttttgagaaaatcgatttttaagtttcaagggcgaaaatgtcttttaaatgcagaaaatgtcagttttttttgcacaggtaacaatagtgtattattttcatagattcccccaagtgggaagagttttacttacttcgttctgagtgtgggaaatattaaaaaaaaacgacgtggggtcccccctcccagacctctttaaccccttgtcccccatgcaggctgggatagccagaatgcggagcaccggccgcgtggggctccgcaccctgactataccagcccgcatggtccatggattggggggtctcggaaggggaggggcagccaagctttcccctccccctccgagcccttgtccaatccaaggacaaggggctcttctccacctccgatgggcggtggaggtggaggccgcgatttcctgggggggaggttcatggtggaatctgggagtcccctttaaaaaggggtcccccagatgcccacccccccctccaaggagaaatgagtatagaggttgctattacactaagaggtgccccagcccccccccacccccaacaccttaatctctacttatctggcttgcagtcgctgccatgtatcaccttttcttatttctttctgcttcaaacacaattgggaatgacagctgaatgaattgtgcaccccctcctacactgtgccctgaggctgcagcctctccagcctcagccttactagtgggtaagacagatacctactaccatgcagtgtggttcatggtctagagggtaagacagatacctactacacactaggttctgggttcaaatcccagctatggtatataagcatgcttttcaaaaagtacaaatccttaatcatgctactttttctatcgaattgatcataatagaagtatggtttatgctaccgccagctttagcatgtagtgtgggtcatggtctagagggtaagacagatacctactacacactaggtcctgggttcaaatcccagctatggtatataagcatgcttttcaaaaagtacaaatccttaaccatgctactttttctatcgaattgatcataatggaagtatggtttatgctaccgccagctgtagcatgcagtgtgggtcatggtctagagggtaagacagatacctactacacactaggtcctgggttcaaatcccagctatggtatataagcatgcttttcaaaaagtactaatccttaatcatgctactttttctatcgaattgatcataatggaagtatggtttatgctaccgccagctttagtatgtagtgtgggtcatggtctagagggtaagacagatacctactacacactaggtcctgggttcaaatcccagctatggtatataagcatgcttttcaaaaagtacaaatccttaaccatgctactttttctatcgaattgatcataatggaagtatggtttatgctaccgccagctttagcatgcagtgtgggtcatggtctagagcagtagttcccaaccttttccgggccggggaacactttctgaccatatttttctccggggaacggcggcggCGCGGATGTTTGcgtgacctagtggacagtgccgtgctatgggggggggggggggggggcggctgcatagctagcatagttgccccagtatagggagtttagttgccccagtatggttagtatagttaccccagtatagtgccccagtatagctagtatagtgccccagtatagctagtatagtcccagtatggataggtagtgccccagtatagccagtaaagtgcccagtatagctagtatagtacccagatagctagtatagtgcccagtatagctagcatagtgcccagtatagctagcatagtgcccagtataggtaggtagtgccccagtatagtgcccagtatagctagtatagttgcccccagtatagctagtttagttgcccccagtgtaggtagttttgtttcccccagtatagctagtttcgttgcccccgtatagctagtatagctgcccccagtgtaggtagtttcgttgcccccagtatagctagtttcgttgcccccagtatagctagtttcgttgcccccagtatagctagtacagttcccccagtatagatgcccaggagggggggaagcagcgctagaaggaagggcagtggaggcagcggtggggaggggggaaatatccccccctccctcacctgggacccctccttctgcctctctccctctccgtttagcggtggcaagtgcggctcggcggcggggaggcatacggagaattactcaccacttctgcgttccaagcgccggcaacgtcatgtcgtcacacatctccgccttcaatagcgcccactgtgcttccgctaatcaggaagaacagtgggcggcattgaaggcggagatgtgtgacgacatgacgctgccggcgcttggaacgcggaagtggtgagtaattctccgtatgcctccccgccgccgagccgcacttgccaccgctaaacggagggggagagaggcagaaggaggggtaccaggtgagggaggggggggatatttcccccctccccaccgctgcctccactgcccctccttctagcgctacttccccccctcctgcaccctaaagtaggtacaggtctggcgagaggccagacctgtacggcacaccgggcaacatgccgcggcacactagtgtgccgcggcacactggttgggaaacactggtctagagggtaagacagatacctactacacactaggtcctgggttcaaatcccagctatggtatataagcatgcttttcaaaaagtactaatccttaatcatgctactttttctatcgaattgatcataatggaagtatggtttatgctaccgccagctttagcatgtagtgtgggtcatggtctagaggttaagacaggtacctactatacactaggtcctgggttcaaatcccagctatggtatataagctgttttgaaaatctgcaattccctactgcatgatatggatggagaggaggaggaggagagagatattttaaaatttttccgacggaattccgtataagtcggaattccgcggaactgccccggtataccgtcggaatggaacggtaacggaatttctatatgacggaatgcggaattgtgccggaaacggaaatcggctattccgaccatgcctgtttaggaggatcatattgcactgcaatcacagtgcctgcacagttactgggctgagctgagccaaaagcttccaatgtgttcactgtgcacaactacggaacagacagcctataatcagcagcacgttatagccagtatgggctctattcactaacaggcaaaaacaccgcaaaattttaccgctatatttccgccagcggtaaactccgcattttttccatattcactaatattttccgcatgttttccgcatgcgggaaaaaaagatgcggaaacagccattattcatgcgggattgatgcggtaaaaaggtcgcatgaaaaaatgtttaaaaaaaaagttaaagtccagcaagcacagcccttaagcctccacacttcattaaagtcaatgggatgcggaatatatcacctactacttgtaggtgataaaaaaatcggtaattaacgacgaaatgatgcgcctgaacatttttaagAATTGatattttattgcggaaaataccgacttttgcggaaatttttccgcatgaatcccgcacttttatcacactttttccgcatgcggaaaaaacatgcggaacattttgagaattccaacttggcggtattttgggtgcaaacttcccgcatgtactttaccgcatgcgggaagtctttgagaatagagccctatgtgtgctctacacatatctggcagtggcacccatgtccccccctctctcctctacctgctgtccctgcaaggctgcctcccctgagtcccctccaacagagcgatccatctcagctctgcttccaggaccccgctgcccgctgagagggggcgtgtcgctcctggccccgccccttttgcgatccaaattactcattttgatgattcggatgattcgactcacaaaatagattcggatcaaagatccgaatcgttcatgatccggacaacactagtgtcaAGCGCATCTCCGGCCTCATCTATGAGGAGACCCGCGGAGTGCTGAAGGTTTTCCTGGAGAACGTCATCCGGGACGCCGTCACCTACACCGAGCACGCCAAGAGGAAGACGGTCACCGCCATGGATGTGGTGTACGCCCTCAAGCGCCAGGGGCGTACCCTCTACGGCTTCGGGGGATAAGCCAATCCAATTCTCATTATTGAACAAAAGGTCCTTTTCAGGGCCACCCACCTGTTCCATAAAAGTGCTATGTTTCTGTAACTATCTACATAACATTTCCTTCCCCGTACACGCAAATACAAAGTATCATTTCTGttgcagaatgatttcctgtatgTTCCCGGCGGCGCACCACTGCCACCATGAGGGGAATGAGAGAACAACACTCCGGTGCCTTTGTGTTAGTTCCCTCCAAAATGTAGACGTCCCAAAGGCAACACAATCCATTGCTTCAATATCTGATTACAGTACAATACTTTTTCTAAcacgtaaaaaaagaaaaaaatatttcgcAAATGCCGTTGTACCGCTTTAAGCTGGACCGGCTCCAAACATCCACATATATAATCATGTGTGAGCTGGCATTGCCGGGGAAATGCTAAATATTACGGGGCAGCTGCCGGTACAGCATCACGTGATGCCGCAACACAGAGCTACACACCCATCCCGGCTGCTCCGGGGAAATTCAGCGGCAAATATGAAAACAGCACCTGCTCTGCCTCCACTAATCACAGCTACAGAAGCTTCTCCCATCAGCCAATAGCAGTGTCGGACTATTACTCTCCAGGTAGTGAATCAGACATCTAGTGCATAGATAAATATGCAGTATGGTTTGTACTACACAATGATATCCCAATTAAAACAAGCCCGATAAGACAGAGGAACGTTTACACTTCCGTATATGAAGCTGATGTTCTCTATTGGCTGCGGATAGCGCTTCCCTATACACGTGCTTCCTGCTCCGCTTATACGCGGGTGGATTGGGAGGAAGTTACTGCACAGCCGCATTACATTCCCCCTGTAACAGGAACGCGTGTAACGGCCAGTCAGGAGGATCTCTCTGATCCGCTTATAACGCATGCGGCCGTTGTAGAGCGTGATTTCTGTCTAGGAAATATTACCATTGATTTGTAGGTTACATTGTTACCCGCTTATTCGAGGGAGACTTATAATAAAGTGAAACGTCTCTGCATGCGGAGGAAACAGTGATAATGCGCATCAGGCTCTCTatagacagtggcctcaattcacggagcattatcaaacgtttatcaaacactttatcaaacgtttgataatttacctcatgggtaaaatctcattttgaattcactaaggtgttatatatttgttgaacgttttatcggtaaaacattcgataaatatttaacaccttagtgaatttaaaatgagattttacccatgaggtaaattatcaaacgtttgataaagtgtttgataaacgtttgataatactccgtgaattgaggccagtgtgggtggctctgaaaagagcctttgtgGTGTTCGGTGAAATAGCTTTAGCTGCAGGGAATTACTTGCTCTTGGCGGCCTTGTGGCTCTCGGtcttcttgggcagcagcacggCCTGGATGTTGGGCAGGACGCCCCCCTGGGCGATGGTCACCCCACCCAGCGGCTTGTTGAGCTCCTCGTCGTTGCGCACGGCCAGCTGCAGGTGGCGGGGGATGATGCGGGTCTTCTTGTTGTCCCGGGCGGCGTTACCAGCCAGCTCCAGGATCTCAGCGGTCAGATACTCCAGCACTGCGGCCAGATAGACCGGAGCTCCGGCCCCCACCCGCTCCGCATAGTTGCCCTTCCTCAGCAGACGGTGAACACGGCCGACTGGGAACTGCAGCCCAGCCCGGGAGGAGCGAGTCTTGGCCTTAGCACGAGCCTTGCCGGCTTGTTTGCCTCTTCCGGACATGATGACTTCAGGGATAcagattagtgttgtccggatcatgaaccattcggatctttgatccgaatctattttatgagtcgatcatccgaatcatcaaaatgagtgattcggatcgcaaaaggggcggggccaggagcgacacgccccctctcagcgggcatcggggtcctggaagcagagctgagatgggctggctgttccgtagtgctgcacagtgatcacattggaagcttttggctcagcacagctcagtaactttgcagacagtgtgattgaaaggcaatataatcctcctgcactcggcactaaacagctgcacttatcttctgggaatgctttctttcactgtgcgaccttttctttcaaagtgtacagatgaacatataggtgaaatatatgtaaagtatatgactttagcatgtgggtattacgtgcaaacatttctgctctctgctcgtccctcctcccttccctgtccactccctgccctctgtccatcttctccccttctctgtgtgtccactccctccccttctcctgtccacagacctgtcctgctgttcatttcacccccgaatgcttgcggtagtaaaatgatccgagattcgaatcaaa
This window encodes:
- the LOC137537069 gene encoding histone H2A type 2-B-like; translated protein: MSGRGKQAGKARAKAKTRSSRAGLQFPVGRVHRLLRKGNYAERVGAGAPVYLAAVLEYLTAEILELAGNAARDNKKTRIIPRHLQLAVRNDEELNKPLGGVTIAQGGVLPNIQAVLLPKKTESHKAAKSK